In a genomic window of Pseudomonas mohnii:
- a CDS encoding transporter substrate-binding domain-containing protein: MNIFRRPRDLSILLLLGLCLWASSACAQPQTLTLLGRSSVEGDSVKLSAADSRWLQQKGRLVLAVSAPDYPPFDITTTGHALEGVTADYAGVLQQLLQVQIDVQRYASREEAVRALKEGHADLLGTANRYEAQDPQLQMSSAYAVDQPVLVTQTDAPQITDPALARKRLAMLYHYLPEHSVQQFYPDANVQLYPSTLAAVGAVAFGQADVYLGDAISAHYLISKNYLNNVQLADFSRMESGRFAFAMSRDNRPLLRIVNQALAMIATNEQMNILRRWGAGGVSMPGTQSLQLSVAEQRWLDRHPRVNVAINANIPPITFTDSEGRFRGIGVDVLAKIGLRTGMQFDIHVMHSVSEMLEGIKSGQIDMLAGIGLSSRREEALLFTRPFLTSPSVLVTRVAPGSPKTLDEMAGKTLALTQGNIASEYIREHFPLIRCVDAPLSAEAMEMVAQGKADGSINSLIGARYQISRQYRDRLQVTSTVGTDPARSTLATSREATELHSILDKALLSIPPEEIDELILPWRNDLMVEQSYWLRHRQTIFQAFAAAGVLLLIALAGIVWQRRQIRQRQQLLAQLQDAKDAADDANRAKTTFLATMSHEIRTPMNALIGMLELALKRADEGVTDRSAIEVASNAGQQLLALIGDILDIARIESGHLSQTPERTRLQALVLSVCRIFEGLARQKNLQWRVELDPQSDCDVLIDPTRFKQVLSNLLSNAIKFTPEGEVSLKLRVDQLSSQRLAVSVQVQDSGIGISAFDQQRLFSPFVQAGNGQQSGRQGSGLGLVISRTLCEMMGGRLQLESTLGGGTRVDINLELVALQPLPASALEDRAVQAPTRPLTILVVDDYPANRLLLSRQLSWLGHQVLEAEDGQQGLEQWSEYEFDLVITDCNMPVVSGYELAGAIRDEERCQGLSPTVILGLTANAQPEEKIRCIEAGMDDCLFKPIRLEDLSAWLAARFLSEPAAPVKAPSSGEIDLSGLERYVGADHELITQLLRDLAVTNRDDRERLLQEHASGNHHGLQELAHRIKGGALMVRAMNLVECCEQLERACGEGNASLIDVAVDQLQQAMRRLEQGLEQG, from the coding sequence ATGAACATTTTTCGACGCCCGCGCGACCTGAGCATCCTTTTGCTACTGGGACTATGCCTGTGGGCATCGAGTGCCTGCGCGCAGCCGCAAACGCTGACCCTGCTCGGGCGCTCAAGCGTGGAGGGTGACAGCGTCAAGCTGTCAGCGGCCGATTCGCGCTGGCTGCAGCAAAAGGGGCGGCTGGTGCTGGCCGTCTCGGCTCCGGATTATCCGCCCTTCGACATCACCACCACCGGCCATGCGCTGGAAGGGGTGACGGCGGACTATGCCGGTGTGCTCCAACAACTGTTGCAGGTGCAGATCGACGTTCAGCGCTACGCGTCCCGGGAGGAAGCAGTCCGGGCGCTCAAGGAGGGGCATGCGGACCTGTTGGGCACGGCCAATCGTTATGAGGCCCAGGACCCGCAGTTACAGATGTCCAGTGCCTATGCCGTCGATCAACCGGTGCTGGTGACCCAGACCGATGCGCCTCAGATAACGGACCCGGCGCTGGCCCGCAAGCGACTGGCGATGCTGTACCACTATTTGCCCGAACACAGCGTGCAGCAGTTCTACCCCGACGCGAACGTTCAGCTCTATCCCTCGACGCTGGCGGCAGTGGGTGCCGTGGCCTTCGGTCAGGCGGATGTGTATCTGGGCGATGCGATCAGCGCCCATTACCTGATCAGCAAGAACTACCTCAACAACGTGCAGTTGGCTGACTTCTCGCGCATGGAGTCCGGCCGCTTCGCTTTTGCGATGAGCCGCGACAACCGTCCGTTACTGCGCATCGTCAACCAGGCGTTGGCGATGATTGCCACCAATGAGCAGATGAATATTTTGCGGCGCTGGGGGGCGGGGGGTGTGTCCATGCCGGGTACTCAGTCACTGCAATTGAGCGTGGCCGAGCAGCGTTGGCTCGACCGGCACCCGCGTGTGAATGTGGCGATCAATGCGAACATCCCGCCGATCACGTTCACCGACAGCGAGGGCCGGTTTCGTGGCATCGGTGTCGACGTCCTGGCGAAAATCGGCCTGCGCACCGGCATGCAGTTCGACATCCACGTCATGCATTCGGTGAGCGAGATGTTAGAGGGCATCAAGAGCGGCCAGATCGACATGCTGGCGGGGATCGGCCTCAGTTCTCGACGGGAAGAGGCGCTGCTCTTTACCCGGCCATTCCTGACCAGTCCTTCGGTGCTGGTGACACGGGTAGCACCGGGCAGCCCCAAAACCCTGGATGAGATGGCCGGAAAAACCCTCGCGCTGACCCAGGGCAACATCGCCAGCGAGTACATTCGGGAGCACTTCCCGTTGATCCGCTGTGTGGATGCGCCCTTGTCGGCGGAGGCCATGGAAATGGTCGCCCAGGGCAAGGCCGATGGCAGCATCAACTCCTTGATCGGCGCCCGCTACCAGATTTCCCGGCAATACCGCGATCGTCTGCAAGTGACCAGCACGGTGGGCACCGACCCCGCTCGCAGTACCCTGGCCACCAGTCGCGAAGCCACCGAGTTGCATTCGATCCTGGACAAGGCGCTGCTGAGTATCCCCCCTGAAGAAATCGACGAGCTGATACTGCCCTGGCGCAATGACCTGATGGTCGAGCAGAGCTATTGGCTGCGGCATCGGCAGACCATTTTCCAGGCGTTCGCCGCCGCTGGCGTCTTGCTCTTGATCGCTTTGGCAGGGATCGTCTGGCAGCGTCGACAGATCCGGCAGCGTCAACAATTGCTGGCGCAACTGCAGGACGCCAAGGACGCCGCGGACGACGCCAACCGGGCCAAGACCACGTTTCTGGCCACCATGAGCCATGAAATCCGCACGCCCATGAACGCCCTGATCGGCATGCTCGAACTGGCGCTGAAACGGGCGGATGAAGGTGTCACCGACCGTTCGGCCATCGAAGTGGCATCCAATGCCGGCCAACAATTGCTGGCATTGATCGGTGACATTCTGGACATCGCCCGTATCGAGTCCGGGCATCTGTCGCAGACGCCGGAGCGCACCCGATTGCAGGCGTTGGTGCTGTCGGTGTGTCGGATCTTCGAAGGCCTGGCGCGGCAGAAAAACCTGCAATGGCGGGTTGAGCTCGACCCACAGAGCGACTGTGATGTGCTGATCGATCCCACGCGTTTCAAGCAAGTGCTGTCCAATCTGTTGAGTAATGCGATCAAGTTCACCCCTGAAGGCGAGGTCAGTCTGAAACTGCGGGTGGATCAGTTGTCATCGCAGCGTCTGGCGGTCAGCGTGCAAGTGCAGGACAGCGGCATCGGCATCAGCGCCTTCGATCAGCAGCGCTTGTTCAGTCCCTTCGTGCAGGCCGGCAATGGTCAGCAATCGGGTCGGCAGGGTTCCGGGCTGGGGCTGGTGATCAGCCGCACCTTGTGCGAAATGATGGGCGGCCGCTTGCAGCTCGAAAGCACCCTCGGGGGCGGTACCCGTGTCGACATCAACCTTGAACTGGTTGCGTTGCAACCGCTGCCGGCCAGCGCGTTGGAGGACCGCGCCGTGCAGGCACCGACACGACCGCTGACGATATTGGTGGTCGACGATTACCCGGCCAATCGCCTGTTGCTCTCGCGGCAGTTGAGCTGGCTGGGGCATCAGGTGCTGGAGGCCGAGGATGGCCAGCAAGGTCTTGAGCAGTGGAGCGAGTACGAATTCGACCTGGTCATCACCGACTGCAACATGCCGGTGGTCAGTGGTTATGAGTTGGCGGGGGCGATTCGCGACGAGGAGCGGTGCCAGGGATTGTCGCCGACGGTGATCCTGGGGTTAACGGCCAATGCGCAACCCGAGGAGAAAATTCGCTGTATCGAGGCGGGGATGGACGATTGCCTGTTCAAGCCGATTCGGTTGGAGGATCTGAGCGCCTGGTTGGCCGCAAGGTTTTTGAGCGAGCCGGCCGCGCCGGTCAAAGCGCCTTCATCCGGCGAGATCGACTTGAGCGGACTGGAGCGCTACGTGGGCGCCGATCATGAGCTGATTACCCAGTTGTTGCGCGATCTGGCGGTGACCAATCGCGATGATCGTGAACGCTTGCTGCAGGAGCATGCCAGCGGCAATCACCATGGCTTGCAGGAGCTGGCGCACCGGATCAAGGGCGGAGCGTTGATGGTCCGGGCCATGAATCTGGTCGAGTGCTGCGAACAGCTGGAACGTGCGTGTGGCGAGGGCAACGCGTCACTGATCGACGTCGCCGTCGATCAGTTGCAGCAAGCCATGAGGCGCCTGGAACAAGGCCTTGAGCAGGGCTGA
- the dkgB gene encoding 2,5-didehydrogluconate reductase DkgB, with translation MSIPAFGLGTFRLQGQVVIDSVRTGLELGYRVIDTAQIYENEAEVGEAIAASGIARDELFITSKIWVANFARDRLIDSLKESLRKLRTDYLDLTLIHWPSPEDQVPVEEFMGALLEARQLGLTRQIGVSNFTIDLMKQAIAAIGAEHIATNQIELHPYLQNRKVVEFAQRQGIQITSYMTLAYGEVLKDPVIRQIAERLQATPAQVTLAWAMQSGYAVIPSSTKRANLESNLKARELILSEADMALIASLDRGHRLTSPKGIAPHWD, from the coding sequence ATGTCTATCCCCGCATTCGGCCTGGGTACTTTTCGCTTGCAAGGCCAGGTGGTCATCGATTCGGTGCGCACCGGCCTCGAACTGGGCTACCGGGTCATCGACACCGCGCAAATCTACGAGAACGAAGCCGAGGTTGGCGAGGCCATCGCCGCCAGTGGCATCGCCCGTGACGAACTGTTCATCACCAGCAAGATCTGGGTGGCCAACTTCGCCAGGGATCGCCTCATCGACAGTCTCAAGGAGAGCCTGCGCAAACTGCGCACCGACTACCTGGACCTGACGCTCATCCACTGGCCGTCGCCGGAAGATCAGGTACCGGTGGAGGAATTCATGGGCGCCCTGCTCGAAGCCAGGCAACTGGGCCTGACCCGGCAGATCGGGGTGTCGAACTTCACCATCGACCTGATGAAACAAGCCATCGCCGCCATCGGCGCCGAGCACATCGCTACTAACCAGATCGAACTGCACCCCTATCTGCAAAACCGCAAAGTGGTCGAGTTTGCGCAGCGCCAGGGCATCCAGATCACCTCGTACATGACCCTGGCTTACGGCGAAGTGCTCAAGGACCCGGTCATCCGGCAGATAGCCGAGCGCCTGCAGGCGACCCCGGCACAGGTCACCCTGGCCTGGGCCATGCAATCGGGTTACGCGGTGATTCCTTCGTCCACGAAACGCGCCAACCTTGAAAGCAACCTGAAGGCCCGCGAACTGATTCTCAGCGAAGCCGACATGGCCTTGATCGCCAGTCTGGATCGCGGCCATCGCCTGACCAGCCCCAAAGGCATCGCGCCACACTGGGACTAA
- a CDS encoding pirin family protein — MKNIIGIYTSPHMHWVGDGFPVRTLFSYDNLAKHISPFLLLDHAGPAEFTPTTERRGVGQHPHRGFETVTIVYKGELEHRDSTGSGGKIGAGDVQWMTAASGILHEEFHSEGFAKSGGTLEMVQLWVNLPARDKMADPGYQTLLDADIPSIALKNNAGRLRLIAGEFDGQTGPARTFTPIDVWDLRLNGGQALTLDLHEGRNTALVILRGTVQVNGLESVGEGQLVLFERQGNQLTLQASADAVVLLLSGEPIDEPIVGHGPFVMNTEQEIHQAFADFQSGRFGRMHG; from the coding sequence ATGAAAAACATCATCGGTATCTACACCAGCCCGCATATGCACTGGGTCGGCGACGGTTTTCCGGTCCGTACGCTGTTTTCCTACGACAACCTGGCCAAACACATCAGCCCGTTTCTGCTGCTGGATCACGCGGGGCCGGCTGAATTCACCCCGACCACCGAGCGACGTGGCGTGGGTCAGCACCCGCACCGGGGTTTCGAAACCGTGACCATCGTCTACAAGGGCGAACTGGAACACCGCGATTCCACTGGCAGTGGCGGCAAGATCGGCGCGGGTGATGTGCAATGGATGACCGCTGCTTCCGGCATTCTCCACGAAGAGTTCCATTCCGAAGGTTTTGCCAAAAGCGGCGGCACCCTGGAGATGGTGCAGTTGTGGGTCAACCTGCCGGCCAGGGACAAAATGGCCGATCCCGGATACCAGACCCTGCTCGATGCGGATATCCCAAGCATCGCCCTGAAGAACAACGCAGGCCGCCTGCGCTTGATTGCCGGTGAGTTCGATGGGCAAACAGGCCCGGCGCGCACCTTTACGCCGATCGACGTCTGGGATCTGCGTCTCAATGGCGGCCAGGCGCTCACGCTTGACCTGCATGAAGGTCGTAACACGGCGTTGGTGATCTTGCGCGGCACGGTTCAGGTCAATGGTCTGGAGTCGGTGGGCGAAGGGCAGTTGGTCCTGTTCGAGCGCCAGGGCAACCAGCTCACCCTGCAAGCGAGTGCCGATGCAGTGGTGTTGTTGCTCAGCGGTGAGCCGATTGACGAGCCCATCGTCGGTCACGGTCCGTTCGTGATGAACACCGAACAGGAGATCCACCAGGCTTTCGCCGACTTCCAGTCCGGCCGCTTCGGTCGCATGCACGGTTGA
- a CDS encoding mechanosensitive ion channel domain-containing protein: protein MLSFLTEHPLICAMVLVLIDLGLWRLVSANRNGWKLLVRVVIFSLFSLLLFNEGLNPMEPAPWADNVPLHLAATGLQIGWWLFGARTLTVLIGAAMMQRVGHTGRLLQDLLGAVIFLVAVIAALAYVLDLPVKGVLATSGALAIIVGLALQSTLSDVFSGIVLNTTKPYQLDDWISIDGTEGRVIDIDWRATRLQTSLGCMAVIPNSLAAKAKIVNFSRPSDIFGISISLQVSPHVRPNRVIDALERAMQGCRMLLTTPPAKVALKNSSSTGVEFEIIGFVASMNEQREVRNQLYDLAYRHLQASGVNLLSSEESCTPTNLSRPRALLDSSPIFSTLRQEEKETFSQNMSLQTFRAGETILAAGEVSDHLFIIESGVVTVTLSRHGTPFESGRMGPGEVIGEAGILEDSSVPAAFAAKTPCALYRIEKEYLKPCLDARHDINDAMKNLLDFRLHKAQTLTQDVPQVVQKTGFLHWLRNRV, encoded by the coding sequence ATGTTGTCTTTTCTTACCGAACATCCGCTGATTTGCGCCATGGTGCTGGTGTTGATCGATCTCGGGCTGTGGCGTTTAGTCAGTGCCAATCGCAATGGCTGGAAGCTGTTGGTGCGGGTCGTGATTTTTTCATTGTTCAGTCTTCTGCTGTTCAACGAAGGCTTGAATCCGATGGAGCCGGCGCCGTGGGCCGACAACGTGCCGTTGCATCTGGCGGCGACAGGGTTGCAGATCGGTTGGTGGCTGTTCGGTGCGCGCACCCTGACCGTGTTGATTGGCGCGGCGATGATGCAACGGGTCGGGCATACCGGGCGACTGTTGCAGGACCTGCTCGGCGCGGTGATTTTCCTGGTCGCGGTCATCGCGGCCCTGGCGTACGTGCTTGATCTGCCGGTCAAGGGCGTCCTGGCCACATCCGGCGCGCTGGCGATCATTGTCGGTCTGGCCTTGCAGAGCACCCTCAGCGACGTATTTTCCGGGATCGTCCTCAACACCACCAAACCCTATCAACTGGATGACTGGATCTCCATCGACGGCACCGAAGGCCGGGTCATCGACATCGATTGGCGCGCCACGCGCCTGCAGACGTCCCTGGGCTGCATGGCGGTGATTCCCAATTCGCTGGCGGCCAAGGCCAAGATCGTCAACTTCAGCCGGCCCAGCGACATTTTCGGCATTTCGATCAGTTTGCAGGTGAGCCCCCATGTCCGGCCGAACAGGGTGATCGATGCCCTTGAGCGGGCGATGCAGGGCTGCCGCATGCTGTTGACCACGCCGCCGGCCAAAGTGGCACTGAAAAACTCCTCCAGCACTGGCGTGGAATTCGAAATCATCGGGTTTGTCGCCTCGATGAACGAGCAGCGCGAGGTACGCAATCAACTCTACGATCTGGCGTACCGGCATTTGCAGGCGTCCGGGGTCAACTTGCTCTCGAGCGAGGAATCCTGCACGCCGACCAACCTCTCGCGGCCACGGGCGCTGCTCGACAGTTCACCGATCTTCTCTACCTTGCGTCAGGAAGAGAAAGAAACCTTCAGCCAGAACATGAGCCTGCAAACCTTTCGTGCCGGCGAGACGATATTGGCGGCGGGGGAGGTCAGTGATCATTTGTTCATCATTGAATCCGGGGTGGTGACGGTCACCTTGAGCCGCCACGGTACGCCTTTCGAATCCGGGCGCATGGGACCGGGCGAAGTGATCGGCGAGGCGGGCATCCTGGAAGACAGTTCGGTGCCCGCCGCGTTTGCGGCGAAAACCCCGTGCGCGCTTTACCGCATCGAGAAGGAGTACCTCAAACCTTGTCTGGATGCCCGACACGACATCAACGATGCGATGAAAAACCTGCTGGATTTCCGTTTGCACAAAGCGCAAACACTGACTCAGGACGTGCCGCAGGTTGTGCAGAAAACGGGTTTTTTGCATTGGTTGCGTAATCGGGTATGA
- a CDS encoding carboxymuconolactone decarboxylase family protein: MQPRTDFYTASPDALKAMIALETAVSKLPLEKPLIELVKLRASQINGCAFCIDMHTADAIKGGETPRRLFAVTAWREAPFFTERERAALLWTESLTQLSLTHAPDEDYDVVSAQFTPKEMVDLTVAISTINSWNRLAVGFRKTPQA; the protein is encoded by the coding sequence ATGCAACCACGTACCGATTTCTATACCGCCAGCCCTGACGCCCTCAAAGCGATGATCGCCCTGGAAACCGCGGTTTCCAAGCTGCCGCTGGAGAAGCCCCTGATCGAACTGGTCAAGCTGCGTGCTTCGCAAATCAATGGCTGCGCCTTCTGCATCGACATGCACACCGCCGATGCGATCAAGGGGGGTGAAACCCCGCGTCGCCTGTTCGCCGTGACCGCCTGGCGTGAGGCGCCGTTCTTCACCGAGCGCGAACGCGCTGCGCTGCTCTGGACCGAATCCCTGACCCAACTCAGCCTGACCCACGCGCCGGATGAAGACTACGACGTGGTCAGCGCCCAGTTCACACCCAAGGAAATGGTCGACCTGACCGTGGCCATCAGCACCATCAACAGCTGGAACCGCTTGGCGGTAGGCTTCCGCAAAACCCCTCAGGCCTGA
- a CDS encoding DHA2 family efflux MFS transporter permease subunit, whose amino-acid sequence MSRALAAPAQPFNAANMATATKVFAFASMCIGMFIALLDIQIVSASLRDIGGGLSAGTDETAWVQTSYLIAEIIVIPLSGWLSRVFSTRWLFCASAVGFTLTSLLCGAAWNIQSMIAFRALQGFLGGSMIPMVFTTAFVFFSGKQRVIAAATIGAVASLAPTLGPVIGGWITDISSWHWLFYINLVPGIFVAVAVPILVKIDQPELSLLKGADYTSMVFLALFLGCLEYTLEEGPRWNWFSDRTILTTAWISGLAGLAFIGRTLHVANPIVDLRALKDRNFALGCFFSFVTGIGLFATIYLTPLFLGRVRGYGALDIGLAVFSTGVFQIMAIPLYAFLANRVDLRWIMMAGLGLFALSMWDFSPITHDWGARELMLPQALRGIAQQLAVPPAVTLTLGGLAPARLKHASGLFNLMRNLGGAIGIAACATILNDRTNLHFTRLAENLNSTNEALNQWLSQVANNFAALGQSGDVGVTASLHQLWLLTYREAQTQTYGDAFLMIGVCFVIATAMVPLMRKVQPPAAPSADAQ is encoded by the coding sequence ATGAGCCGCGCCCTCGCCGCCCCGGCGCAACCGTTCAATGCGGCGAACATGGCGACGGCGACCAAGGTCTTCGCCTTCGCCAGCATGTGCATCGGCATGTTCATTGCGCTGCTGGACATCCAGATCGTCTCGGCGTCGCTGCGTGACATTGGTGGCGGACTCTCGGCCGGTACTGACGAAACCGCCTGGGTGCAAACCAGTTACCTGATCGCCGAAATCATCGTCATTCCACTGTCAGGCTGGCTCTCCCGAGTGTTCTCCACACGCTGGCTGTTTTGCGCCTCGGCGGTGGGCTTCACCCTGACCAGCCTGTTGTGCGGCGCGGCATGGAACATCCAGAGCATGATCGCCTTCCGCGCCCTGCAAGGGTTTCTCGGCGGATCGATGATCCCGATGGTGTTCACCACGGCCTTCGTGTTCTTCAGCGGCAAGCAACGGGTCATCGCCGCCGCGACCATCGGCGCTGTGGCTTCCCTGGCGCCGACCCTGGGCCCGGTCATCGGTGGCTGGATCACCGACATTTCGTCCTGGCACTGGCTGTTCTACATCAACCTGGTGCCAGGGATTTTTGTCGCCGTGGCCGTGCCGATCCTGGTGAAGATCGACCAGCCGGAACTGTCGCTGCTCAAGGGCGCCGACTATACAAGCATGGTGTTTCTCGCCCTGTTCCTCGGTTGCCTGGAATACACCCTCGAAGAAGGCCCGCGCTGGAACTGGTTCAGTGACCGCACGATTCTGACCACCGCCTGGATCAGCGGCCTGGCAGGCCTGGCGTTTATTGGCCGGACCTTGCACGTGGCCAACCCGATCGTCGATCTGCGTGCCTTGAAGGACCGCAACTTCGCCCTCGGCTGCTTCTTCTCGTTCGTCACCGGCATCGGCCTGTTCGCCACCATTTACCTGACGCCGCTGTTTCTCGGTCGGGTGCGTGGCTACGGCGCGCTGGACATTGGTCTGGCGGTTTTCTCCACCGGCGTGTTCCAGATCATGGCGATTCCGCTGTATGCCTTTCTGGCCAACCGCGTCGATCTGCGCTGGATCATGATGGCCGGCCTTGGGCTGTTCGCCTTGTCGATGTGGGATTTCAGCCCGATCACCCATGACTGGGGCGCCAGGGAATTGATGCTGCCGCAAGCCCTGCGCGGGATTGCCCAGCAACTGGCGGTGCCGCCCGCGGTGACCTTGACCCTGGGCGGGTTGGCACCGGCGCGACTGAAACATGCTTCGGGGTTGTTCAACCTGATGCGTAACCTGGGCGGCGCGATTGGCATCGCCGCCTGTGCGACCATTCTCAACGACCGCACTAACCTGCACTTCACAAGGCTGGCGGAGAACCTCAACAGCACCAACGAGGCCCTCAACCAGTGGCTGTCGCAGGTCGCAAACAACTTCGCCGCCCTGGGACAGAGCGGCGATGTCGGGGTCACTGCCAGCCTGCATCAGCTCTGGCTGTTGACCTATCGCGAAGCCCAGACGCAAACCTATGGCGACGCGTTTCTGATGATCGGGGTCTGCTTCGTCATCGCCACGGCGATGGTGCCCTTGATGCGCAAGGTGCAACCACCGGCCGCGCCGAGTGCCGATGCCCAATGA
- a CDS encoding HlyD family secretion protein — protein sequence MTGMPPVEPDLAVPVNTPRPPLLKRLLLPTLGVAALVVAGVYAAHWWTAGRFIEATDDAYIGGDVTVIGPKVAGYIDEVLVTDNQKVKAGDVLIRLDSRDYRANLAKAEGAVAAEEALLANLDATEQLQQTVIGQARAGIDAAGAETARSRDDDARYKKLVSTNAVSVESAQRANATFKTAQAQSNRAQAELLAAQRQLNVIATQKQQARAALIQARAERDLAQLNVGYTELRAPVDGVIGNRRARLGAYAQAGSQLLSVVPSSGLWVDANFKEDQLARMTPGQRVVIHADVLSGQEFHGHLDSLAPASGAQFSVLPPENATGNFTKIVQRVPVRIHLDPADGVLGHLRPGLSVTAEVDTRKEPEAPAVASAP from the coding sequence ATGACCGGCATGCCCCCCGTTGAACCCGACCTTGCTGTCCCGGTGAACACCCCCAGGCCTCCCCTGCTCAAGCGCCTGCTCCTGCCGACGCTGGGTGTGGCGGCGCTGGTAGTGGCCGGCGTGTACGCCGCACATTGGTGGACGGCCGGCCGTTTCATCGAAGCAACCGACGACGCCTACATTGGCGGCGATGTGACGGTGATCGGGCCGAAAGTGGCGGGTTACATCGACGAAGTGCTGGTGACCGACAACCAGAAGGTCAAGGCCGGCGATGTGCTGATTCGTCTCGACTCCCGCGATTACCGCGCCAACCTGGCCAAGGCCGAAGGCGCGGTGGCGGCCGAGGAAGCCTTGCTCGCCAACCTCGACGCCACCGAACAACTGCAGCAAACCGTCATCGGCCAGGCCCGCGCCGGCATCGACGCCGCCGGCGCCGAAACCGCCCGTTCGCGGGATGACGACGCGCGCTACAAAAAACTGGTCAGCACCAACGCCGTTTCCGTGGAAAGCGCGCAGAGGGCCAACGCCACCTTCAAGACCGCCCAGGCCCAAAGCAATCGCGCCCAGGCTGAGTTGCTGGCCGCTCAGCGGCAGTTGAACGTGATCGCCACCCAGAAGCAGCAGGCCCGCGCCGCGCTGATCCAGGCCAGGGCCGAACGTGATCTGGCGCAGTTGAACGTGGGCTATACCGAACTGCGCGCACCCGTCGACGGCGTGATCGGCAATCGCCGGGCACGGCTCGGCGCTTATGCCCAGGCCGGTTCGCAACTGCTGTCGGTCGTGCCCTCCAGCGGCTTGTGGGTCGATGCCAATTTCAAGGAAGACCAATTGGCACGCATGACGCCCGGCCAGCGAGTCGTGATTCATGCCGACGTGCTCTCGGGTCAGGAATTCCATGGTCACCTGGACAGCCTCGCGCCGGCCAGCGGCGCTCAGTTCAGCGTGCTACCGCCGGAAAACGCCACCGGCAACTTCACCAAGATCGTGCAACGGGTGCCAGTGCGCATCCACCTCGATCCGGCTGACGGTGTGCTCGGCCACCTGCGCCCCGGCCTGTCGGTGACCGCCGAAGTGGACACCCGCAAGGAGCCTGAAGCGCCAGCCGTGGCCAGCGCGCCATGA
- a CDS encoding acetyl-CoA C-acyltransferase family protein, whose amino-acid sequence MNTPEIYVVSAARTAIGTFGGSLKDVPPADLATTAVKAALQRAAVDPALVGHLVMGNVIPTENRDAYISRVAAMNAGIPKETPAYNVNRLCGSGLQAIISAAQTLLLGDAEIAIGAGAESMSRGPYLLPSARWGARMGNVQAIDYMLGILHDPFHNIHMGITAENIAERNGISREMQDALALEDQKRAAHAIANGYFSEQIATVEIQDRKGTKLFSVDEHPRATSLEQLAAMKPAFKKEGSVTAGNASGLNDGAAALVMATGNAVQANNLRPLARLVSYAHAGVEPELMGLGPIPATRLALKRAGLTVADLDVIEANIAFAAQACAVSQELDLDPAKVNPNGSGIALGHPVGATGAIIATKAIHELHRINGRYALVTMCIGGGQGIAAIIERV is encoded by the coding sequence ATGAACACTCCGGAAATCTACGTCGTCAGCGCCGCCCGTACCGCCATCGGCACCTTTGGCGGTTCACTCAAGGACGTGCCGCCGGCCGACCTGGCCACCACCGCCGTGAAGGCCGCCCTGCAACGGGCCGCCGTGGACCCGGCGCTGGTCGGTCATCTGGTCATGGGCAACGTGATCCCGACCGAAAACCGTGACGCCTACATCTCCCGGGTCGCCGCGATGAACGCCGGGATCCCGAAAGAAACCCCTGCCTACAACGTCAACCGTCTCTGCGGTTCCGGCCTGCAAGCGATCATCAGCGCGGCGCAGACGCTGCTGCTGGGCGATGCCGAAATCGCCATCGGTGCCGGCGCCGAATCAATGAGCCGCGGCCCGTACCTGCTGCCTTCGGCCCGCTGGGGCGCGCGCATGGGCAACGTCCAGGCCATCGATTACATGCTGGGCATCCTGCATGACCCGTTCCACAACATCCACATGGGCATCACCGCCGAGAACATCGCCGAACGCAACGGCATCAGTCGCGAAATGCAGGATGCCCTGGCGCTGGAAGACCAGAAACGCGCCGCCCATGCGATTGCCAACGGTTATTTCAGCGAGCAGATCGCGACCGTGGAAATCCAGGATCGCAAGGGCACCAAGCTGTTCAGCGTCGACGAGCACCCACGCGCCACGTCGCTGGAACAGTTGGCCGCAATGAAGCCGGCGTTCAAGAAAGAGGGTTCGGTCACCGCCGGCAACGCTTCGGGCTTGAACGACGGCGCGGCGGCGCTGGTCATGGCCACCGGCAACGCGGTCCAGGCTAACAACCTGCGCCCTCTGGCGCGTCTGGTCAGCTACGCCCACGCCGGCGTCGAGCCTGAACTGATGGGCCTGGGACCGATCCCGGCCACGCGCCTGGCACTCAAGCGCGCCGGCCTGACCGTCGCTGACCTGGACGTGATCGAAGCCAACATCGCCTTCGCCGCACAAGCCTGCGCGGTCAGCCAGGAACTGGACCTCGATCCGGCCAAGGTCAACCCGAACGGTTCGGGTATCGCCCTGGGTCACCCGGTAGGCGCGACCGGCGCCATCATCGCCACCAAGGCCATCCACGAACTGCACCGCATCAACGGCCGTTACGCCCTGGTGACCATGTGCATCGGTGGCGGTCAGGGGATTGCGGCGATTATCGAACGCGTCTAA